The DNA window attacggtctggttatatcaaacagggaccgacactcgctagggaaaactgcccaaaaattgaatcgtaaaaaccaatatgaaagacaacaaatttctcgttctgcggaacaaatagaaatgagcagagtatctttatctttatctgagacattcaaagcgtatcacgcatacgctaaacctgaagaaaactttcttgtcttccatgttcatttttccctttccatttccgaacggtttcttctatatttatttatatgttcgtgattgatgctattgacaacatacaactaaggggaaatacgaatagtaatagatagatgtataattcattatgcaattttatagaattaaatcttatttatcttcagatataaaaactatatttaccagctgaaacactaacgcatatgcagtataatataatctacttaacaatctcgttttagttataatatgtgattaattcttttgctatttcgctataaacagtttcttgtgcatacaatatttttttatagtattctaatatattattagatattgtaaagaaagtaaaatacagttattgaagtttgggaacattcaatgttaaccttgcttcaaaaaataatctttcgaatgaatggggaatagatttttagtattatagttggtataatgtcatcattgtttacaatgtgttagagttaaagaaatgagacaaattaatatttcagaagcaaattcaatatttaagtgatgttattttaaaatggcagatgatatgaatgttctttttatacgaggaaatggaaacgtatgtatggtaatggaaacgtaatggttttaacattattttagtacaagatcttagcataatagtaattaacagtatccactaccttttagtcaatttttgaaaaatgacatatatgataatttgcaatagtttgataataaaatacttgtatcaatattaataacgtataatttgctatctcgaaaggatacagacacagccaatgataatgtttgggatgatagtgcattaatagaagcatatgataaagcaataaatttagcaaaagaagaagttatcaagcgaatgggaatggatgttggaaattctcaaccgaaagaaaacctacaaaatcttaagcagcctaaacacgcaagtaaattacacaaggttgtgattttgatagaatattacaaatttgatacagaatattattaaatatattgattaagaagcaaattattttattttgctatttacttatatttatttgtatacacatcttttctctatagaaatggatcataggagcaccttatcgtgcaatatactcagaggatggagaaatttatgaagctataatatcaaaaatttacgaaaacaatggcacgtgttgaagtggttaccacatctaagaaaactctacatctggtcttttttagttttctcaagcactgaagccatcgacagcgtgtagacaaaagactgcgacgaagtcaggccataaacagtagacaggcgacgttggcttcggggtttttcagttattaggtaacacagctagcgtgcggatctggaccagctcaaattgtatttttacttattacacttctatttaaatatattt is part of the Bombus vancouverensis nearcticus unplaced genomic scaffold, iyBomVanc1_principal scaffold0066, whole genome shotgun sequence genome and encodes:
- the LOC143304938 gene encoding survival motor neuron protein-like isoform X2 → MADDMNVLFIRGNGNVCMDTDTANDNVWDDSALIEAYDKAINLAKEEVIKRMGMDVGNSQPKENLQNLKQPKHASKLHKKWIIGAPYRAIYSEDGEIYEAIISKIYENNGTC
- the LOC143304938 gene encoding survival motor neuron protein-like isoform X3 translates to MADDMNVLFIRGNGNDTDTANDNVWDDSALIEAYDKAINLAKEEVIKRMGMDVGNSQPKENLQNLKQPKHASKLHKKWIIGAPYRAIYSEDGEIYEAIISKIYENNGTC
- the LOC143304938 gene encoding survival motor neuron protein-like isoform X6 — its product is MYGNGNDTDTANDNVWDDSALIEAYDKAINLAKEEVIKRMGMDVGNSQPKENLQNLKQPKHASKLHKKWIIGAPYRAIYSEDGEIYEAIISKIYENNGTC
- the LOC143304938 gene encoding uncharacterized protein LOC143304938 isoform X5 encodes the protein MLYSYKEKNFLDIIISIIILTPILYWKDTDTANDNVWDDSALIEAYDKAINLAKEEVIKRMGMDVGNSQPKENLQNLKQPKHAKMDHRSTLSCNILRGWRNL
- the LOC143304938 gene encoding survival motor neuron protein-like isoform X4: MIQDQQNDQCDTDTANDNVWDDSALIEAYDKAINLAKEEVIKRMGMDVGNSQPKENLQNLKQPKHASKLHKKWIIGAPYRAIYSEDGEIYEAIISKIYENNGTC
- the LOC143304938 gene encoding survival motor neuron protein-like isoform X1 → MLYSYKEKNFLDIIISIIILTPILYWKDTDTANDNVWDDSALIEAYDKAINLAKEEVIKRMGMDVGNSQPKENLQNLKQPKHASKLHKKWIIGAPYRAIYSEDGEIYEAIISKIYENNGTC